DNA from Brevibacterium sp. 'Marine':
ACCGCGTGGTGTGGACCACCCTCTCTTCCGCACTGGCGAACTTTACCAACCGGTTGGTAAAGTCGAGGCATGGCGAATGACGGACGGATGCGGATTCTCGAGGCGGCGAAGGCTCTGGCCGAATCGCATGATTCGGTGCAGGGTGTGACGATCTCGCTCGAATCGGTCGCGCAGCAGGCGGGACTGACGAAACCGGGCCTGATGTATCACTTCCCGTCCAAGGAAGCGCTCATGCTCGGGCTCGTCGACCATGCCGCGAAAGACTGGGCGCAGCGGCTGCGTGAGCACACCGGACATTCGAGTCGGGAACTGACGAGCTTCGAACGGCACCGGGCCTACGTCACCGTGGCCACCACCGCCGAGGTCTCGCGCGCGGACTACTGGATCTTCTCCGATGCGCTCTACCACCCGAAGCTGTCGCGGGCGTGGAGCGAGCATCTCGGTCCGTGGTTCGACACCGCCGGGCTCGATGATCGTGCGGTGTCTCTGCTCACCGCCGCTCGTTTCTGTGCCGACGGCGCATGGATGTCCGAAGCCACCGGAGTGTTCCCCTCCACCGATCTCGCGGCCGTGCGCACGCACGCGCTCGCGCTCATCGACGCCGCTGAGGCAGCCATCGATGCCGCGGCGGGAGTCGCTGTGGGAACGTCCGACGATGCCGCGGCGGAGGTGACAGGATGAACTCGACACGTCTGCTGCTGCTCGTTACCGCCATCCTCGCCGAGGTGGCCGCCACCCTGATGCTGCGCGCCGCGGTCGCCGATCCGGTGTGGATTCCCGGGGTCGTCGTCCTCTACGCCGCGGCCTTCTTCATCCTCGGCCTCACCCAGCGGCTCGGTATGCCGCTGGGTGCCGTCTACGCGACCTGGTCGGCCAGCGGGGTCGCACTCGTGGCCGTGCTCGGTGTCGTGTTCTTCGGTGAACTTCTGAGCGTCGGCGCCATCATCGGCATCGCCCTCATCATCATCGGCGTCATCCTCGTCGAATCCGGCACTCCCGAAGAATCCGCGACCGTGGAGACGGAGGTGACCGAATGAGCTGGATGTGGTTGGCCCTGTCGATCCTCAGCGAGGTCGCCGGCACCCTGTGCCTGCGTGCGAGCGCCGGACTGCAGCGCAGGATCTGGTTCATTCCCGTGGCCATCAGCTACACCGCGGCCTTCTTCTTCCTCGGCCGCACACTTGCCGAGGGCATGCCTCTGGGCGTCGCCTATGGTCTGTGGGCGGCCTGCGGAGTCGCGCTGGTCTGCCTGCTCTCCCGGGTCATCTGGAAGGATCCGCTCACGCGCAAGGCGCTGCTGGGCATCGGCTTCATCACCGTCGGAGTCATCCTCGTCGAAATAGGCTGACCCGGGACTGCCGAATCGACCGGGACTGCCGAATCGACCGGGACTGCCCGATTGACCGTTCCCGCGCGGGGCAGGTCCGGGCGGCTCAGCCCGGTGCATCCTCGGCGATGGCGGCGGCCATTCGTTGCTGAGAATTTATTGTGAAGCCTCACGCAAGCTGTTATCGTCCGAAGGCATGACCCCTCTCAGATTCGACGACCACCACCGCTGGGGTTGGTCGACCCCGAATCGAGAGCGCCCGAGCTGCGGCTTCGCCAATGATTCCTGGGAACCCGTGGCCGTCGGCTGGTGGGGCGGAGAGCCCTAGTCACTGATCGCCGATCCGCAGACCATCTGCCAGATCGACGACCGCCGGCCGGTCGCATCACCTGATTCCCGACTCTGACCCGATGTGCGTTCATGCCATCGGGCCCTGATGCGTTCGTCTTCGTGCGCGGCACCGATCGATCTCGGCAGTTTCCGCAACAATCGAAAGAGTGTGAACCGACACATGACAGATGACTCCAACCGCACCGACGAACACGATCGGGGCCCGGATCAGCGGTCCGATGCCACCACCGAGGCGGCCCGCCGTGCCTCACGTGAACGGATCATGGCCGATGCCCGTCGGATGGGTGCCGACGCCAAACGCGTCGGTCGCGAGACCGGGCGCAACCTCGGCCAATTCGACTACCGCCGCCCTCGCGGTCCCGTGAAGGCCGATCTCGAAGACACACACGGCCACTACCCGCACGACACCCACCCGATCCTCGTGCCCGGCATCGCCATCGACGAACAGCGGCGCCGGTACTCCCTCGACAAAGTGATCTTCGCGATCGCCGGAACCCTCACGGTCGCCTTCGTCATCTGGGGCATCGCCGATTCCGGCAGCGTTGCCTCGGTGGCGCAGGCTGCATTCGACTGGTCGACGATGAATGTGGGCTGGCTGTTCAACCTCGTCGCCCTCGTCATCCTCGTCGCCATGCTCATCCTCGCGTTCTCCCCGTACGGAAAGATCCCGCTCGGAAAGGACGGGGAGAAGGCCGAGTTCTCCACGTTCGCCTGGGTGGCGATGCTCTTCGCCGCGGGCATCGGCATCGGAGTCCTCTTCTTCGGCCCCTCCGAGCCGCTGACCTACTTCATCACTCCACCCCCGCTGACGAATGACCCAGAGTCGATCGAAGCGCTCCACGGCGCGATGGCGCAGACCTACTACCACTGGGGATTCCACGCTTGGGCGATGTACGCCTTGGTGGGCGGTGCGATCGCCTACGCCGCCTACCGCCGCGGCAGGTCCCTGCTGCTGTCCTCGATCTTCGTCAGCCTCTTCGGCAAACGACAGTCGGAGGGCTTCGCCGGCAAACTCGTCGACATCTTCGCCATCGTCGCCACACTGTTCGGCACGGCCGCCGCGCTCGGCATCGCAGCCATGCAGATCGGCACCGGAGTGAGCATCGTCTCCGGTGCGGGACCGATGACGAACAATATGCTCGTCATCATCATCCTCGTCCTCACCCTCGGCTTCATCATCTCTGCGGTCTCGGGTGTCTCGAAGGGCATCCGCTACCTGTCGAGCATCAACATCGTGCTCACGATCGGCATCGTCGGCATCGTCCTCTTCCTCGGGCCGACTCTGTTCCTGCTCAACCTGCTGCCCTCGGCGCTCATGGAGTACCTCGGGTCGATGTTCGATCTCATGGGCAAGTCCCTGTCCTGGGGTTCCGAGACCCAGGAGTTCCAGTCGGTGTGGACCGTCTACTACTGGGCCTGGTGGATCTCCTGGTCGCCTTTCGTCGGCACCTTCATCGCCCGCATCTCGCGCGGGCGCAGCATCCGCCAGTTCCTCCTCGGCACGATCTTCATCCCCTCGACGCTGCTCTTCGTCGCCTACGGGATCATGGGAGGAACCTCGATCTCGATGTACCGGGACGGCGCCGCCGGATTCTCCGACAGCATGGCCGCACCCGAGGTCTTCTTCGCGCTCGTCGACAACCTGCCCTACGTCGAATGGCTGCCGTT
Protein-coding regions in this window:
- a CDS encoding BCCT family transporter → MGADAKRVGRETGRNLGQFDYRRPRGPVKADLEDTHGHYPHDTHPILVPGIAIDEQRRRYSLDKVIFAIAGTLTVAFVIWGIADSGSVASVAQAAFDWSTMNVGWLFNLVALVILVAMLILAFSPYGKIPLGKDGEKAEFSTFAWVAMLFAAGIGIGVLFFGPSEPLTYFITPPPLTNDPESIEALHGAMAQTYYHWGFHAWAMYALVGGAIAYAAYRRGRSLLLSSIFVSLFGKRQSEGFAGKLVDIFAIVATLFGTAAALGIAAMQIGTGVSIVSGAGPMTNNMLVIIILVLTLGFIISAVSGVSKGIRYLSSINIVLTIGIVGIVLFLGPTLFLLNLLPSALMEYLGSMFDLMGKSLSWGSETQEFQSVWTVYYWAWWISWSPFVGTFIARISRGRSIRQFLLGTIFIPSTLLFVAYGIMGGTSISMYRDGAAGFSDSMAAPEVFFALVDNLPYVEWLPFAAIVVLAIFFITSADSASVVMGMLASRGDQEPKKWVVVFWGLVMSGISVVMLLLGNANALEGLQQLVIVTAVPFAVIMLFIIIAWVRELRTDPMALRRKYAQNAVDNAVVAGAESYGDDFALQVVPTEPGDGANCGIDSEHEDYTDWYQRTDENGEPVGFDYETGEWADGWTPEDGTAPAEADAASTTEATEGNAASTTDADSVAASATDADSVAASATEPDPDSVTDSAADLGSDRREDHS
- a CDS encoding TetR/AcrR family transcriptional regulator, producing MANDGRMRILEAAKALAESHDSVQGVTISLESVAQQAGLTKPGLMYHFPSKEALMLGLVDHAAKDWAQRLREHTGHSSRELTSFERHRAYVTVATTAEVSRADYWIFSDALYHPKLSRAWSEHLGPWFDTAGLDDRAVSLLTAARFCADGAWMSEATGVFPSTDLAAVRTHALALIDAAEAAIDAAAGVAVGTSDDAAAEVTG
- a CDS encoding SMR family transporter — protein: MNSTRLLLLVTAILAEVAATLMLRAAVADPVWIPGVVVLYAAAFFILGLTQRLGMPLGAVYATWSASGVALVAVLGVVFFGELLSVGAIIGIALIIIGVILVESGTPEESATVETEVTE
- a CDS encoding SMR family transporter — translated: MSWMWLALSILSEVAGTLCLRASAGLQRRIWFIPVAISYTAAFFFLGRTLAEGMPLGVAYGLWAACGVALVCLLSRVIWKDPLTRKALLGIGFITVGVILVEIG